Proteins from a genomic interval of Gammaproteobacteria bacterium:
- a CDS encoding fused MFS/spermidine synthase — protein sequence MQVDQALNPELSGFSPQASVPRLWVWVLILLYFVSGLTSLAYEVLWARMLGLQFGVSIFGVVVTVATFMAGLGLGSLLGVRFARNIRAPLVAFAALEVGIALYALCMPWMQQMFDGWLGVYAAQASLTAWYVLQSLTALVLLFIPALAMGAGFPLVLRVLAGGAASPSVSLGKIYGFNAVGGAVGALLPLLLLPWLGWSSAVQVVAGIGLCVGIAAFFLSFTPLTNAATAKENPEGGVARLSFVSLAAYAGVGAAALMLQVGWTRLFGMILLRTEYVLAVLLAVFLVGIGLGSLAARHMRGVRWFAVLPLLGGSFSLLGLWLVPKLAGWVEQAHFSSLAGALWWQGLAVAALTLPVTFILGAWLPLLNSRLGDQHGTGSWLYGVNSLGAALGAVLAGFVLIPWLGTMATLCVAAVALFACGMAWADGRWPWLAMLGVVVLAGVGRVYELPAVSALLPVTQAGSQDVYVHEDAISITHVVERIDDQRLLLADLQRMDASSDPAAVEAQQNQARLPLMLHPAPRSVLFLGLGTGISAAGSLPYPQLSRKAVELSQGAITAAAQWFAPVNQNVMGKLAVTRDDARRFLRRDTGHYDVIIGDLFHPDLVGHSALLSVQQFQRARDRLTENGLFVQWLALNQFDAGSLDIIFRSFRQVFPGAVIFMDGFRVALVGPKDVVQGAPALLANLGRLAQAGQSAATGGEGAWTWLGRYWGPIPPSVGPVQDEWAPQIEYRLPRARYRDAFNLDALLSRLLGQRPGLMQAALALNVPANAMQEFERSYVASFLAVRSWVAALRGDNTGEAQRLMRLAFEANPRDRWIGFDLADKMLATLPQALDHGMNKRQALQAILKVRPDHAEALRALWRVEKDAGDGKMAALYRARLKVVSPLDRDIYDLGMGQAQKKLRPSLSVQN from the coding sequence ATGCAAGTTGATCAGGCGCTCAATCCCGAATTGAGCGGTTTCTCTCCACAAGCCAGTGTCCCCCGTCTTTGGGTTTGGGTGCTGATCCTGCTCTATTTTGTCTCTGGCCTTACCAGTCTTGCCTATGAAGTCTTGTGGGCTCGCATGTTGGGCTTGCAGTTTGGCGTCAGCATTTTCGGTGTGGTGGTGACGGTTGCCACCTTCATGGCTGGCCTTGGTCTGGGCAGTTTGCTGGGAGTGAGGTTTGCACGCAACATACGGGCGCCGCTGGTGGCTTTTGCCGCGCTGGAGGTTGGGATTGCTCTCTATGCCTTGTGCATGCCGTGGATGCAGCAGATGTTCGATGGCTGGCTGGGTGTGTACGCTGCGCAGGCGAGCCTCACGGCCTGGTATGTATTGCAATCCCTGACTGCATTGGTGTTGCTCTTTATCCCGGCGCTGGCGATGGGGGCGGGATTCCCTCTGGTGCTGAGGGTGCTTGCGGGCGGCGCCGCATCACCCAGCGTCTCATTAGGCAAGATCTATGGCTTCAATGCTGTGGGTGGCGCGGTGGGAGCGTTATTGCCCTTGCTGCTGTTGCCATGGCTGGGATGGTCTAGCGCGGTGCAGGTGGTTGCTGGCATCGGCTTGTGTGTGGGCATAGCGGCATTTTTTCTGTCCTTTACGCCACTGACGAATGCCGCGACCGCGAAGGAAAACCCAGAGGGAGGCGTTGCGCGGTTATCTTTCGTGTCGCTTGCTGCCTATGCTGGTGTGGGCGCGGCGGCATTGATGCTGCAGGTGGGTTGGACGCGTCTGTTCGGCATGATCCTGCTGCGTACCGAGTATGTGCTGGCAGTACTGTTGGCAGTGTTCCTGGTGGGTATTGGTCTGGGTAGTCTGGCGGCACGGCACATGCGCGGTGTGCGCTGGTTTGCCGTTCTGCCATTGCTAGGGGGCAGTTTTAGCCTGCTGGGTCTGTGGCTGGTGCCGAAGTTGGCGGGATGGGTCGAACAAGCACATTTTTCATCCCTCGCGGGTGCATTGTGGTGGCAAGGCCTGGCTGTCGCCGCGCTGACCTTGCCGGTGACGTTTATACTCGGCGCGTGGTTGCCATTGCTCAATAGCCGGCTGGGGGATCAGCATGGCACGGGGTCGTGGCTGTATGGCGTCAATTCGCTCGGTGCGGCGTTGGGTGCGGTGCTGGCGGGATTCGTGCTCATACCCTGGCTGGGAACCATGGCCACTCTGTGCGTGGCGGCAGTTGCATTGTTCGCGTGCGGCATGGCGTGGGCTGATGGACGCTGGCCCTGGCTGGCTATGCTTGGCGTAGTGGTGCTGGCGGGGGTGGGCAGGGTGTATGAACTGCCTGCGGTGAGTGCGCTGCTGCCCGTGACTCAGGCGGGCAGCCAGGATGTTTATGTGCATGAAGACGCCATATCCATTACGCACGTTGTGGAGCGGATCGACGATCAGCGTTTGTTGCTGGCCGATTTGCAACGTATGGACGCATCTTCCGATCCCGCTGCTGTCGAGGCGCAGCAAAATCAGGCCCGTCTGCCATTGATGCTGCACCCCGCGCCGCGCTCGGTACTGTTTCTTGGCTTGGGCACGGGGATATCTGCGGCGGGATCGCTGCCGTACCCGCAATTGTCACGCAAGGCAGTGGAGCTTTCGCAGGGGGCTATTACAGCGGCGGCGCAGTGGTTTGCGCCGGTGAATCAGAATGTGATGGGCAAGCTGGCTGTGACGCGAGATGACGCGCGGCGCTTTTTACGCCGGGACACAGGGCATTACGATGTCATTATCGGCGATTTGTTTCATCCCGATCTGGTTGGGCATAGCGCCTTGTTATCCGTGCAACAGTTTCAGCGCGCCCGTGACAGGTTGACGGAAAATGGGTTGTTTGTGCAGTGGCTGGCGCTCAATCAGTTTGATGCCGGATCGCTGGATATTATTTTCCGCAGTTTTCGACAGGTTTTCCCCGGCGCGGTCATTTTTATGGACGGTTTCCGTGTCGCGCTGGTAGGTCCGAAGGATGTTGTGCAGGGCGCGCCCGCCTTGCTCGCAAATTTGGGCCGTCTGGCGCAAGCCGGGCAGTCCGCCGCGACGGGCGGGGAGGGCGCATGGACATGGCTGGGCCGGTACTGGGGACCGATTCCGCCGAGTGTGGGTCCGGTGCAAGACGAATGGGCGCCGCAGATCGAATACCGTTTACCGCGCGCGCGATACCGTGATGCATTTAATCTTGATGCGTTATTGTCTAGGCTGCTGGGGCAGCGGCCTGGCTTGATGCAGGCAGCGCTCGCCTTGAATGTGCCGGCTAATGCCATGCAGGAATTCGAGCGCAGCTATGTGGCCTCTTTTTTGGCGGTGAGAAGCTGGGTCGCCGCTCTACGGGGTGATAATACGGGCGAAGCGCAGCGTCTGATGCGCCTCGCCTTTGAAGCCAATCCCCGTGATCGCTGGATTGGTTTTGATCTGGCCGACAAAATGCTGGCGACATTGCCGCAGGCGCTGGATCACGGTATGAACAAACGGCAGGCGTTGCAGGCTATTTTGAAGGTGCGTCCAGATCATGCCGAGGCCTTACGGGCTTTATGGCGCGTGGAGAAGGATGCCGGCGATGGTAAAATGGCGGCCTTATATCGTGCCCGGCTCAAGGTGGTCAGCCCCCTGGATCGTGATATTTATGACCTTGGGATGGGGCAGGCGCAGAAAAAGCTCCGGCCTTCGTTGTCAGTTCAAAATTAG
- a CDS encoding formylglycine-generating enzyme family protein, translating to MIFATLHVVKLGSNRMADMRSKASYDLKEMHSKIRAAGEDITLNKNKAKAGPVAAAYTLAEVEALLTPEQWREVDSMLSIPAGEFAMGTDRERDDMQNRPQHRVVLKTYLIDKYPVTNAQYARFVAAGHRPPLNWRKGRIPEGTELHPVTMVSWFDAVSYAKWAGKRLPTEAEWEKAARGVDGRRWPWGDKMDPTRLNTYYSVGSTTPVTAYPSGASPYGVLGMAGNVSQWVENDLLPYAGSDAPEDVFKAKVAQINSAADRSLKVVDLVPTEKRYKVLRGGSWKSDPFSTSTYHRNFSWPYAASDFFGFRCAKDAGSS from the coding sequence ATGATCTTTGCAACTTTGCATGTAGTGAAGCTCGGCTCCAACCGCATGGCGGATATGCGCAGTAAAGCCTCTTACGATCTCAAGGAGATGCATAGCAAGATCCGGGCAGCAGGTGAGGATATAACCCTTAACAAGAACAAAGCGAAAGCGGGGCCTGTGGCGGCAGCTTACACGCTAGCCGAGGTGGAGGCGCTGCTGACGCCTGAACAGTGGCGTGAAGTGGATTCGATGCTGTCGATCCCCGCTGGTGAATTTGCGATGGGGACGGATCGTGAGCGTGATGATATGCAAAACCGTCCGCAGCATCGCGTTGTATTAAAAACCTATCTGATTGACAAATACCCGGTAACCAACGCCCAATATGCGCGTTTTGTGGCGGCGGGTCATCGGCCGCCTCTGAATTGGCGTAAGGGCAGGATTCCCGAGGGCACCGAGCTGCATCCTGTGACGATGGTGTCGTGGTTTGATGCGGTGAGTTACGCAAAATGGGCGGGGAAACGCTTGCCCACTGAAGCGGAGTGGGAGAAGGCAGCGCGCGGCGTGGATGGACGGCGCTGGCCATGGGGGGATAAAATGGACCCGACGCGATTGAATACCTATTATTCAGTAGGCTCAACCACGCCCGTAACAGCTTATCCTTCAGGAGCAAGTCCCTATGGGGTGCTTGGTATGGCGGGCAATGTCAGTCAGTGGGTTGAAAATGATCTGCTGCCGTATGCGGGCAGTGATGCGCCGGAGGATGTTTTTAAGGCCAAGGTTGCTCAAATAAATTCGGCGGCGGACAGGTCGCTGAAAGTTGTCGATTTGGTGCCCACAGAAAAACGCTACAAGGTTCTGCGCGGCGGCTCTTGGAAGAGCGATCCATTTTCCACCTCGACATATCACCGGAATTTTTCCTGGCCTTATGCTGCGTCCGATTTTTTTGGGTTTCGTTGCGCTAAAGACGCTGGCTCCTCCTGA
- a CDS encoding c-type cytochrome, whose protein sequence is MRKGEKGILAVIAVLSVVLVGHKIWQLSTEKKEVDRGIPFYSAASSKLEVAGSDLYRRLECKNCHSLWSVRDMSANVPAPALDGIGSLRDEQWFYTYFSAENPQVILPTRLKKMYKMPSYAHLSEDERKVLASYMASLKVQDWYLEETKKAEFEKLTGKPYLAAGKTPQ, encoded by the coding sequence ATGCGTAAAGGCGAGAAAGGCATTCTTGCCGTTATTGCTGTATTGTCTGTGGTGCTGGTGGGCCATAAAATATGGCAATTGAGTACCGAAAAAAAAGAGGTGGATCGTGGCATCCCCTTTTATTCAGCGGCGTCTTCCAAGTTGGAGGTTGCAGGTTCCGATCTTTATCGCCGCCTTGAATGTAAAAACTGCCACTCGTTGTGGAGCGTGCGTGATATGAGTGCTAATGTGCCGGCCCCGGCATTGGATGGCATTGGTTCATTGCGTGATGAACAGTGGTTTTATACGTATTTCTCTGCCGAGAATCCTCAGGTGATTCTGCCTACGCGATTGAAGAAGATGTATAAAATGCCTTCTTATGCGCATCTTTCCGAGGATGAGCGTAAAGTCCTCGCTTCTTATATGGCTAGCCTTAAGGTGCAGGACTGGTATTTGGAAGAGACTAAAAAGGCAGAGTTTGAAAAGCTGACAGGCAAACCTTATCTCGCAGCAGGTAAAACGCCCCAATGA
- a CDS encoding cbb3-type cytochrome c oxidase subunit II: MAFKEYRLGAAMVGGALGLSMTITLFMPSFDLRSAVSTKMALEKQLSAGFDIGFGYADPLLLGINRPITVDLETDPKTGAKLDPPIRAYVYKPGVPMPPNIRHPHDLGKGVYDLSESQGQITAVSGSNHTKGTQEGVVFTLALGEFNGEELTYIENASVTKGWTPDATLAAAGDKNTHLISKGKTEFVVQGCWWCHTLLPEQTQDWQAFGAPPYLGDFNGENPTAFGSDRKAPDILHVASRNSSREWMMMHFFNPRLVQVNSIMPRYDYLWGDKDAQGNTIDFDKWRAEYLEYSVGKRTYPPEVPDYAPNSEIRALIDWVLSLK; the protein is encoded by the coding sequence ATGGCTTTTAAAGAGTATAGATTAGGTGCTGCAATGGTCGGGGGCGCGTTGGGGCTCTCGATGACAATCACGCTGTTCATGCCTAGCTTCGATTTGAGATCTGCGGTGTCAACCAAGATGGCCTTGGAGAAGCAGTTGTCCGCGGGCTTTGACATAGGCTTTGGTTATGCTGATCCGCTGCTGCTGGGTATCAACAGGCCTATTACTGTCGACCTGGAAACGGACCCCAAAACAGGTGCCAAATTGGATCCGCCAATCAGAGCGTATGTGTACAAGCCAGGTGTTCCGATGCCGCCGAATATCCGGCATCCCCACGATCTGGGTAAGGGCGTATACGACCTGAGCGAAAGCCAGGGTCAGATTACCGCTGTCAGCGGCTCGAACCATACCAAAGGGACTCAGGAAGGTGTGGTTTTCACACTGGCGCTCGGAGAGTTCAATGGTGAAGAGCTGACCTACATCGAGAATGCCTCGGTAACCAAGGGCTGGACGCCTGATGCTACCCTCGCTGCTGCCGGAGATAAGAATACCCATCTCATTTCCAAAGGCAAGACGGAGTTTGTCGTGCAAGGTTGCTGGTGGTGCCATACACTCTTGCCTGAGCAGACTCAGGATTGGCAGGCTTTTGGCGCCCCCCCCTATCTGGGCGACTTCAATGGTGAAAACCCGACCGCCTTCGGTTCCGACCGTAAAGCACCGGATATTCTCCATGTAGCCTCCAGAAACTCCTCTCGCGAGTGGATGATGATGCACTTCTTCAATCCAAGATTGGTGCAGGTCAACTCCATCATGCCGCGTTATGACTACCTATGGGGCGATAAAGATGCTCAAGGCAACACTATCGATTTTGATAAGTGGCGCGCCGAGTATCTGGAATACTCCGTCGGCAAGAGAACCTATCCGCCAGAAGTGCCTGATTACGCGCCCAATAGCGAAATACGGGCTTTGATTGACTGGGTTCTGAGTCTGAAGTAA
- a CDS encoding cbb3-type cytochrome c oxidase subunit I, with translation MLFKYLSAKNEDIPPGSAAIFFGFSAIFWFVVGTGLGSFNAAKLAFPDFVTGTELFAFGHMRQVHVLAVIVGWISMAFAMTMMYMTPALGNTRMWSEKLGLWTALLWNVGLSSALISLWIGITSGREYSDFAWPFDLVILFGVITPLCVNVIMTIAHRRTQGIYITNWFFGACTFMVGIVLLVGNSPEYFHLTGLSEAYLTWWNAHNLLGLWITPVAAAIAYYTIPKLTGNPLYSHRIGHMHFWSIVVFYSTPASHHLMSSPLPEWLKSFASVEGVLILIPAVAFVANILLTMKGKWSMFVENMEVKFSITGVFLAIPLNMQGGFQQTRSINWFIHGTGWIVAHAHLALLGMSTFLEIAAVYFGLQQMLKRKLYSLALANFHYWFVLIGFCTYWISMTIAGLIQGAGKVYEVPYIDVVIAEHPYMIARWIGGTMVFTGNLVWLYNMWMTARVGTLVPDGRYAHELAYER, from the coding sequence ATGTTATTTAAATATTTGTCCGCAAAGAATGAGGATATCCCGCCAGGATCAGCGGCGATATTCTTTGGGTTTTCCGCTATTTTCTGGTTTGTGGTAGGGACAGGTTTGGGCTCGTTCAATGCCGCCAAGCTGGCGTTCCCGGACTTTGTGACCGGCACTGAGTTGTTCGCTTTTGGTCACATGCGACAGGTGCACGTTCTCGCGGTGATCGTTGGCTGGATTTCCATGGCCTTCGCCATGACCATGATGTACATGACGCCAGCGCTGGGTAATACCCGCATGTGGTCGGAAAAATTAGGTCTGTGGACGGCGCTCCTGTGGAACGTGGGTCTGTCCTCTGCGCTTATTAGTCTCTGGATCGGTATTACATCGGGCCGTGAGTATTCCGATTTTGCTTGGCCGTTTGATCTGGTGATCCTGTTTGGTGTAATCACGCCGTTGTGCGTCAACGTCATCATGACGATTGCTCACCGTCGTACGCAAGGTATTTACATCACCAACTGGTTTTTCGGCGCCTGTACCTTCATGGTGGGTATCGTATTGCTGGTGGGTAACTCCCCTGAGTACTTCCACCTTACAGGCTTATCCGAAGCCTACCTGACGTGGTGGAACGCCCATAATCTTCTGGGTCTGTGGATTACGCCCGTTGCTGCTGCGATTGCGTACTATACGATCCCCAAGCTGACAGGTAATCCGCTCTACTCACACCGTATTGGCCATATGCACTTTTGGTCGATTGTCGTGTTTTATTCTACCCCGGCCTCGCATCACTTGATGTCTTCGCCGTTGCCTGAATGGTTGAAGTCATTCGCCTCAGTAGAAGGCGTGTTGATTTTGATCCCCGCCGTTGCCTTTGTTGCCAATATTCTGTTGACCATGAAAGGCAAATGGAGCATGTTTGTGGAGAACATGGAAGTCAAATTCTCCATTACCGGCGTGTTTTTGGCGATCCCACTAAACATGCAGGGTGGATTCCAGCAAACCCGCTCCATTAACTGGTTCATCCATGGTACGGGTTGGATTGTGGCTCACGCCCATTTAGCTTTGCTGGGTATGTCAACCTTCCTGGAAATTGCGGCGGTCTACTTCGGTCTGCAACAAATGCTGAAGAGAAAGCTGTATTCCTTGGCTTTAGCCAACTTCCACTACTGGTTCGTGCTGATCGGTTTCTGTACCTACTGGATATCCATGACCATTGCAGGTCTGATCCAGGGTGCAGGCAAGGTCTATGAAGTGCCTTATATCGACGTCGTGATTGCAGAGCATCCCTACATGATTGCACGCTGGATTGGGGGCACCATGGTGTTTACCGGTAATTTGGTGTGGCTCTACAATATGTGGATGACTGCCCGTGTAGGTACGTTGGTTCCAGATGGCCGTTATGCCCATGAACTGGCATACGAGCGTTAA
- a CDS encoding exodeoxyribonuclease III, giving the protein MKIIALNTNGIRSAASKGFFEWMLKQNADVVCLQETKAQEHQLPPETYRPPGYHAYFHDAEKKGYSGVALYCKKKPDRVVMGLGWKDIDAEGRFIQADFDNLSVISLYMPSGSSGEQRQAVKFDLMERIKPVLRQFQEDQREYIICGDWNIAHKEIDLKNWRGNRKNSGFLPEERAWMDELFGPLGFVDAFRVVNQETGQYTWWSNRGQAWAKNVGWRIDYQVITPGLKDKIKEASIYKEQRFSDHAPLILEYDF; this is encoded by the coding sequence ATGAAAATAATCGCACTCAACACCAACGGCATCCGCTCTGCCGCCAGTAAGGGATTTTTTGAGTGGATGCTAAAGCAGAACGCCGACGTTGTGTGTCTACAGGAGACCAAAGCGCAAGAACATCAGCTTCCTCCCGAAACCTATCGCCCGCCCGGCTACCACGCCTATTTTCATGATGCAGAAAAGAAAGGGTATAGCGGCGTGGCACTGTATTGCAAAAAGAAGCCGGATCGCGTGGTGATGGGGCTGGGCTGGAAGGATATCGATGCGGAGGGAAGATTTATCCAGGCTGATTTCGACAACCTCAGCGTGATCTCCCTGTACATGCCATCGGGCAGCAGCGGCGAGCAGCGCCAGGCGGTGAAATTCGACCTAATGGAGCGCATCAAGCCCGTTCTCAGGCAATTCCAGGAAGATCAGCGCGAATACATTATCTGTGGCGACTGGAACATAGCCCATAAAGAGATTGATCTCAAAAACTGGCGTGGCAACCGGAAAAACTCCGGATTTCTACCGGAAGAGCGCGCCTGGATGGATGAATTGTTCGGCCCGCTGGGGTTTGTGGACGCTTTTCGCGTCGTCAACCAGGAGACAGGTCAATATACCTGGTGGTCCAACCGAGGCCAGGCGTGGGCCAAAAACGTGGGGTGGCGCATTGACTACCAAGTTATTACGCCGGGCCTGAAAGATAAAATCAAAGAAGCGTCTATTTACAAAGAGCAGCGCTTCTCCGATCATGCCCCGCTAATCCTCGAGTACGATTTCTAG
- the pyrE gene encoding orotate phosphoribosyltransferase — protein sequence MQNYQREFLDFVITTGVLRFGEFTLKSGRISPYFFNSGLFNTGGSIARLGRHYAAALENANLSYDMLFGPAYKGIPLAVATSIALADHHRRDIPYAFNRKEAKDHGEGGTTVGAKLEGKVMIIDDVISAGTSVRESIVIIKAAGAVPAGVVIALDRQERGVGALSAIQEVEEAHGLKVASIVNLDNLIEYLSAQPAMTDALENIRAYQARYGIRGCA from the coding sequence ATGCAAAATTATCAGCGCGAATTCCTTGATTTTGTGATTACTACAGGTGTGCTGCGTTTTGGGGAGTTCACCCTGAAATCCGGGCGCATCAGCCCCTACTTTTTCAACAGCGGCCTGTTCAATACCGGCGGCAGCATCGCGCGATTGGGGCGCCATTATGCTGCCGCGCTGGAAAATGCAAATCTAAGCTATGACATGCTGTTTGGCCCGGCTTATAAGGGCATACCGCTGGCAGTAGCTACGTCGATCGCGCTCGCCGATCATCACCGGCGCGATATCCCTTATGCCTTCAACCGCAAGGAGGCCAAGGATCATGGCGAGGGCGGTACAACGGTGGGGGCGAAGCTGGAAGGCAAAGTAATGATTATCGACGATGTGATCTCGGCGGGCACGTCGGTGCGTGAATCGATTGTAATCATCAAGGCGGCGGGGGCGGTTCCGGCGGGCGTTGTCATTGCGCTGGACAGACAAGAGCGCGGCGTGGGCGCGTTATCTGCGATCCAGGAAGTAGAAGAGGCGCATGGGCTCAAGGTGGCAAGCATTGTCAATCTGGACAATTTGATTGAATACTTGTCGGCACAGCCAGCGATGACGGATGCGCTGGAGAACATCCGCGCCTATCAGGCGCGATATGGGATACGCGGCTGCGCGTAG
- the argB gene encoding acetylglutamate kinase, producing MTLTATSAMNIAQVLTKALPYIQRFQGKTIVIKYGGNAMVDEALKNSFARDVVLMKLVGINPVVVHGGGPQIGKLLERLGKQSEFVQGMRVTDSETMDVVEMVLGGLVNKEIVNNINRHGGSAVGLTGKDGGLIHARKLTLTRNAPELNEPEIIDIGHVGEVASIDASVVDMLVGGNFIPVIAPIGVGENGHSYNINADLVAGKLAEVLQAEKLMLLTNIPGVLDKENKVLTNLKPDQVDALIADGTIYGGMLPKIRCALEAARGGVNAVHIIDGRVEHAVLLELFTDEGVGTLIRR from the coding sequence ATGACGTTGACCGCCACCTCCGCCATGAACATCGCCCAGGTATTGACCAAGGCGCTGCCCTACATACAGCGTTTTCAAGGCAAGACCATCGTCATCAAATACGGCGGCAATGCCATGGTCGACGAGGCCCTGAAAAACAGCTTCGCGCGTGATGTCGTGCTGATGAAGCTGGTCGGCATCAACCCCGTGGTAGTGCATGGCGGCGGGCCGCAGATCGGCAAGCTGCTTGAGCGGCTCGGCAAGCAGAGTGAATTTGTCCAGGGCATGCGCGTCACCGACAGTGAAACGATGGACGTGGTGGAAATGGTGCTCGGCGGCTTGGTCAACAAAGAGATCGTCAACAACATCAACCGCCACGGCGGTAGCGCTGTTGGCTTGACTGGCAAAGATGGCGGCTTGATCCATGCCAGAAAGCTTACCCTCACCCGCAACGCGCCGGAGCTGAACGAGCCCGAGATTATCGACATCGGCCATGTCGGCGAGGTAGCGAGCATCGACGCCTCAGTGGTGGATATGCTGGTGGGCGGCAACTTCATCCCAGTCATTGCCCCCATAGGCGTAGGCGAGAATGGACACTCCTACAACATCAACGCCGACCTGGTGGCGGGCAAGCTCGCCGAAGTACTGCAAGCCGAAAAGCTGATGTTGCTGACTAACATTCCCGGCGTGCTCGACAAGGAGAATAAAGTCTTGACTAATTTAAAGCCAGACCAGGTCGATGCGCTGATCGCCGATGGAACCATCTACGGCGGCATGCTGCCCAAGATCCGCTGTGCCCTCGAAGCCGCGCGCGGCGGCGTTAATGCAGTGCACATCATCGACGGGCGCGTCGAACATGCCGTATTGCTGGAGCTATTTACAGATGAAGGCGTTGGCACGCTGATCCGCCGTTAA
- a CDS encoding phosphomannomutase/phosphoglucomutase produces MIPASIFRAYDIRGVVGDTLTADIVYEIGRAIGSEAHARGQQSVIVARDGRLSGPEFVQALSNGLRASGRDVIDIGQVPTPVLYYGTHYLSSSSGVMVTGSHNPPDYNGFKIVLRGETLAEAAIQGLRNRIETGDLTSGNGSYRIIDIASDYLERITSDIHLARPMRVVVDCGNGVAGEIAPRLLRALGCEVTELYCEIDGNFPNHHPDPSHPENLEDLIKTVREQRADIGLAFDGDGDRLGVVTSEGEIIWADRQMMLYAADVLSRNPGAEIIFDIKCSRHLARVIRELGGQPLMWKTGHSLVKAKMRETGAPLAGEMSGHIFFKERWFGFDDGLYTAARLLEILSRDPRTSSEVFAEVPDAVSTPELKIELKEGEQLPFMARLLERAHFPGAELTTIDGLRADFQDGWGLVRSSNTTPSLVLRFEADTAEALKRIQEQFRILLLELNPNLTLPF; encoded by the coding sequence ATGATTCCTGCTTCTATTTTCAGGGCCTACGATATCCGTGGCGTGGTAGGTGATACGCTGACGGCGGACATCGTATATGAGATTGGCCGCGCCATCGGCAGCGAGGCCCATGCGCGCGGCCAGCAGAGCGTGATTGTGGCGCGCGATGGGCGGCTCTCCGGGCCGGAGTTCGTGCAAGCACTCAGTAATGGCCTGCGTGCCTCGGGGCGCGATGTCATCGACATCGGCCAGGTGCCCACCCCCGTGCTGTACTACGGCACTCATTATTTGAGCAGCAGTTCCGGGGTGATGGTCACCGGCAGCCACAACCCGCCGGACTACAATGGCTTCAAGATCGTGCTGCGTGGCGAGACGTTGGCGGAAGCCGCCATCCAGGGCTTACGTAACCGCATCGAGACGGGCGACTTGACGAGCGGCAACGGCTCCTACCGCATCATAGATATTGCCTCTGATTATCTTGAGCGCATCACCAGCGATATCCATCTCGCACGTCCCATGCGCGTGGTGGTGGATTGCGGCAACGGTGTGGCTGGCGAAATCGCGCCGCGCCTGCTGCGCGCCCTGGGGTGTGAAGTCACCGAGCTGTATTGCGAAATTGACGGTAATTTTCCCAATCATCATCCCGATCCCAGCCATCCCGAAAACCTTGAAGATTTGATCAAGACGGTACGCGAACAGCGGGCCGACATTGGGCTGGCCTTTGACGGTGACGGTGACCGGCTCGGCGTTGTAACATCGGAAGGCGAAATCATCTGGGCCGATCGGCAAATGATGCTCTATGCCGCCGATGTGCTATCGCGCAACCCCGGCGCGGAAATCATTTTTGATATTAAATGCTCCCGCCATCTGGCGCGCGTCATCCGCGAACTTGGCGGACAACCACTGATGTGGAAGACCGGGCATTCGCTGGTCAAGGCCAAGATGAGAGAGACTGGCGCACCGTTGGCCGGTGAAATGAGTGGCCACATCTTCTTCAAGGAACGCTGGTTCGGTTTTGACGACGGCCTTTACACTGCGGCCCGCCTGCTGGAAATCCTGTCACGCGACCCACGCACCTCCAGCGAGGTATTCGCCGAAGTGCCGGATGCAGTGAGCACGCCGGAGCTCAAAATAGAGTTGAAGGAAGGCGAGCAACTGCCTTTCATGGCGCGTCTGCTGGAGCGTGCCCATTTCCCGGGCGCCGAACTGACCACCATTGATGGATTGCGCGCCGACTTTCAGGACGGCTGGGGCCTGGTGCGTTCCTCCAACACTACGCCGTCCCTGGTGCTGCGTTTTGAGGCCGACACTGCCGAGGCACTCAAGCGCATCCAGGAACAATTCCGCATCCTGCTGCTCGAACTAAACCCCAACTTGACCCTGCCATTTTAA